One Vanessa atalanta chromosome 8, ilVanAtal1.2, whole genome shotgun sequence genomic window carries:
- the LOC125065746 gene encoding uncharacterized protein LOC125065746 isoform X2: MALPVLSSPEISFALTREELDKSCVELRVGIKCIDNYTEICMEKSEQVMFRRIYAGITDVVQELCTRGKYQDEYLRHADCVKNVRQEYEVCSKNYEVTLTTLSNHQKKDQYHTDETQVATNHEDYLRTVCCSFQEYLMCSELTVQKSCGDDAALFTSAFLKRMASNIIKNFCLEYRGQECGLSNKVTTMHHRLQIIPVTLLAFLYPYITSKLVPA, from the exons ATGGCGTTACCAGTGCTAAGCTCACCGGAAATCTCGTTCGCTTTAACACGAGAAGAATTGGATAAGAGTTGCGT CGAGTTGCGTGTCGGTATAAAGTGCATCGATAACTACACAGAAATATGTATGGAAAAAAGCGAACAAGTTATGTTTAGGCGGATATACGCCGGTATAACTGATGTTGTTCAAGAGCTTTGCACTAGAGGGAAGTATCAAGATGAATATCTTCGACATGCAGATTGTGTGAAGAATGTAAGGCAGGAGTACGAAGTTTGCAGCAAGAACTATGAAGTGACGCTCACGACTCTAAGCAATCACCAGAAGAAAGACCAGTATCACACAGATGAAACTCAAGTCGCAACGAATCATGAAGATTATCTAAGAACAGTTTGTTG TTCATTCCAAGAATACTTGATGTGTTCGGAGCTGACGGTTCAGAAGTCGTGCGGGGATGACGCCGCTTTATTCACCAGTGCATTCCTCAAACGAATGgcttctaatattattaag AACTTTTGCCTCGAATATCGGGGCCAGGAATGCGGATTATCAAACAAAGTGACGACAATGCATCACAGGTTACAAATAATTCCTGTGACGCTTTTAGCGTTTCTATATCCCTATATCACTAGCAAATTAGTTCCGGCGTAA
- the LOC125065746 gene encoding uncharacterized protein LOC125065746 isoform X1, with the protein MQEVIFFIFTFALVLRTGDALKEKCNKEEDLLQRCSMALPVLSSPEISFALTREELDKSCVELRVGIKCIDNYTEICMEKSEQVMFRRIYAGITDVVQELCTRGKYQDEYLRHADCVKNVRQEYEVCSKNYEVTLTTLSNHQKKDQYHTDETQVATNHEDYLRTVCCSFQEYLMCSELTVQKSCGDDAALFTSAFLKRMASNIIKNFCLEYRGQECGLSNKVTTMHHRLQIIPVTLLAFLYPYITSKLVPA; encoded by the exons ATGCaggaagttatattttttattttcactttcgCCTTAGTACTAAGAACAGGGG ATGCGCTCAAAGAAAAATGCAACAAGGAAGAAGATTTGTTACAACGGTGCTCAATGGCGTTACCAGTGCTAAGCTCACCGGAAATCTCGTTCGCTTTAACACGAGAAGAATTGGATAAGAGTTGCGT CGAGTTGCGTGTCGGTATAAAGTGCATCGATAACTACACAGAAATATGTATGGAAAAAAGCGAACAAGTTATGTTTAGGCGGATATACGCCGGTATAACTGATGTTGTTCAAGAGCTTTGCACTAGAGGGAAGTATCAAGATGAATATCTTCGACATGCAGATTGTGTGAAGAATGTAAGGCAGGAGTACGAAGTTTGCAGCAAGAACTATGAAGTGACGCTCACGACTCTAAGCAATCACCAGAAGAAAGACCAGTATCACACAGATGAAACTCAAGTCGCAACGAATCATGAAGATTATCTAAGAACAGTTTGTTG TTCATTCCAAGAATACTTGATGTGTTCGGAGCTGACGGTTCAGAAGTCGTGCGGGGATGACGCCGCTTTATTCACCAGTGCATTCCTCAAACGAATGgcttctaatattattaag AACTTTTGCCTCGAATATCGGGGCCAGGAATGCGGATTATCAAACAAAGTGACGACAATGCATCACAGGTTACAAATAATTCCTGTGACGCTTTTAGCGTTTCTATATCCCTATATCACTAGCAAATTAGTTCCGGCGTAA